The Syntrophus gentianae nucleotide sequence CTTGATGAACTGGCGCAAAGGAAGCCTGTCGGGATATAAAATTTTGAACGCCTCCTGAGCCGCCCGGAATGAAAAGGCGCTCCCCCCGCAGTATCCATGAACCTTCATTACGTCGGCAAGTTTAATTTCAACCACATCGCTTGTGGCTATTCCCACGAGGACGGAATCAGGACTTTTCATCAAGATGGAAACATCAGGAATTCTCACCAAAGGCAGTTTCTTTTCATTTCCGGTCATGCCTGCTGCCGGAGGATGACCGGGACTTTTATCTCCGGCAAAGACACGTTCCGAAGAGTTGAAAGCGATCATAGCGGTGCCTAAAATTGCCGCATTCTTCAGAAAATCTCTCCGATCCAGATCCTTTTCCCCATGTTGATCAGGCGCCGCCTCATTAATGCTTCTTTGCCCCTTTCCCAAACGTCTCATTTTCAAAGTTCTCCTATCTCTTAAGTATTTTCTTTAAGTCGCAAGTTGTCGACCCATTGCTGATCATTATCAACAATTCAATGAAGACTCCCGGTTAAGGTCATCGACGGATGGATTATAGCATGTGAATCCTCTATGCCCACTTTTTTTGACCATTCATGTTGCCCTGGAGATACGGCAGGACGTAATTTGAAAAAGCGATCAGATCACCGAGGCGGTGTTCAATACGTCTTTTGTGAGCGCCCATCATCCGGGACGCGGTTAATCAGTACAAGACGGAAGTAGAGGCAGGGCTCTTCCCCGGTCCCGAGCATGTCTTTACAATGAACCAGGAGGAACTTGATAAACCCTATTAGATCGTTGTGAGCTTGCGCTTATGGCACTTTGAAAAAAATCAGAAGGCCTTATGACCACTGAAAAAAGAAATATTGATGAACTCGATGCAAGGATCATCGCGATGCTTCAGTCGGACGGCAGAATGAGCAACACGGAAATCGGGAAGTCGCTTGCGGTCTCCGAGGCAACGATACGGGGAAGAATAAAACGCCTTATTGATGATGAAGTGATCCAGATCGTTGCCGAATCGAATCCTCTCAATCTCGGTTTTGAGATCACGGGCGATCTCTATCGGATGAACGAAGGCAAACTTCCCTTTGTGGAAAGGCCGGGCAATCCCGCCCCGACCGTCGGGAATGAATGGATGACCCTTGTTCGGTTGTCAGGGGTTCTCCGGCTTAATCAACGATAATGATCCGTTCGTCGATATCCGACAGAACGCGGTAGCGCCCCTTTTCCATCAGAACCGTATTCTCGATGCCGCAGCAACCCTGCCGCGGGAAGACCATCTTGGGTTCGATCGCAAAGGTCATCCCCTCTTCAATGGGGTAATCCATCTTCGTGGCGATAAAGGGCGCCTCGGAAAGCTCGATGCCGATTCCGTGGGCCAGAAAATTGACCTTGTGGGGGGCATACCCCAGGTAGTTGTCCCCGAATCCCAGCTTGTCGGCCAGGTCAACGGAGTACGAGAACAGTTCGGCGCAGGTCGCGCCCTCCAGGGCCTTGTCCAGCACCCGGTAGTGGATCTCCCGGCAGGCGTCGTAGGCTTTGGCGAAAAGCTCCGGGATGGAACCGATGGCGAACATCCGGGTCTCATCAACCTGGTAGCCGTGATAACAGATGCCGAAATCGATCATGATCTGTTCGCCACGGCGGATTTTCTTGCGGCTCGCCCCCACGGGAAAGGCCGGCGACATCCCCAGACCTCCCATGGGAGAATTCATCTGACTGACAACGCTTCCCACTTTTCCGCTCAGGATATGCCAGCTGTAGGCTTCAAAATTCTGGGAGCGCACGCGCAGCAGCCCTTCATGGCCGAGGGTCTTGGCATAGGCTTCCAGAATCCCGCCGAGTTCGATTTCCATCATGCCTTCCCGAAGCACCTCGGGGATCTTTTCATAGACCTTCTTCGCAATCACTGCCGCCTTTTCCATCAACGAGATTTCAAAGGGGCTCTTGATTTTCCGGAGATCGTTGATGAGGGGTGAGATATCCGCTACTTCCACATCGCCCAGGACCTTATGAAAGCTCGTCACAAAATTGTAGGGCAGGACGTCAAGCTGAAGGCCGACCCGGCGGGGATTGCCGATATAGTCCTTCACGGTTTTCAGCGAACGGATGGGGATTACTTGGGAAAGGGGCGACTCCCGCCGGGCCCGGCGTATTTCCCGGCGGACGAAGAGCGTGGGCTCTCCTTCCAGCGGCACATAGAGAATCGCATCCTGCATGGTGCCGGCGAGGTAATAATAGTCGATCTTGTAATGAAAGAAGGCCCCATCCAGTGAGGCCTTCTCCATTAACGCCTTTAATCTCGCCGTCCGGCTTTCAGTTTCTTCTTTCGGCGTGTAGATCATGAGTCGTTACTTGTCCTTGAATACCGCTTTTCTCTTTTCCATAAAGGCGGAGATGCCTTCCTTGGCGTCGTCCGTCGCCATGCAGCCCTGCATGTAGATCATCTCGGAAACCTTGAGGGCTTCGATGAAATCCACATTGAGTCCGGCCATAACGGCGCGGCGCGTCCACATCGCAACGGGTCGGCTCTTGTTGAGGAAATCGGCCAGGAATTTATCCACGCCTTCCTTGAAATTCTCTGCCGGCAGGACCACATTGACCAGCCCGATGGCTTCCGCTTCCTTCGCCGAGATGATTTTTCCGGTAAGGAGCAGTTCCATGGTTTTCTTGAGGCCGATAATCTTGGGGAACCAGGCGGCGGCAACCGGCGGGAAAACGCCGACGGCGATCTCGGGCTGGCCGATCTTGGCCTTTTCGGAAGCGATGACGATATCGCAGAAGGCCATCAGTTCGCAACCACCGCCGAGGGAACGGCCGTTGACCAGGGCAACCGTCGTCACATCCATGCTGGACATGATGCGGAACATGCCGTGGAAGACCTCGATCATCTCATCCACTCTGTCCGGGGTGTGGTCGGCGACATCGACGCCGTCACAGAAAGCCTTGCCACCAGCAGCATCGAAAACGAGGAGCTGAACGGTGGGGTCTTTTTTGACATCCAGCAGGACCTGATTGATCTCTTTCATCATCAGAATGGTCAGCCAGTTGGATGGCGGCTCATTCAGGGTAATGGTGGCAACTTTATCTTTTTTTTCAAACGTAATATGTTCGAATCCCATAAGTTTCTCCCTTCCTCTTCTTGAAGTAACGTTTTTGAAGGCAAGGAATCAGATTGAGAAATTAAAACAGCGGGCCTTCCTCAAAGACTCCTGCTTTTTTCGAGTGTACCTGTCTGAAATAAAAAAGGGGGGGATACCCACCCCCCCCTTGATTGAAACAACAGATAAAAGACTACGCTTTCGGCTTTCCCATAACCTGTTCCATGTAAGCCTCGTTGTTCAGCGCGCCTTCTGCGATCAGCTGCCGATTCTTGATGAAGTCGATCGTGTCCATACCGGTGATCTTCTTCGTGTTGAAGGCGCCGAAGCCCAGGAAGGCTTCGCCCATCATGTTCGTGGCCAGCCAGTAACGGTGGTCGTTCTTCACCTGATCCCACCAGGATTTCTTCTTCTGGCGGATGCCGTCGATGGATTTCATCAAGCAGCCGGGGAACAGGTTGGCGAAGATCCAGATGATTCTTTCGACTTCGGCATCAAGAAGGGCAAAATCATAATTGCCGGCCTTCAACGCATCGTTGACAAAAGCACGGGCGTCTTTGGCTTCCTGACCGGTCTTGTTCTCACCGTAAACGATCTCGCCGTCTTTGACGTAGGATTCGGTGATGACCTGGGGATTGCGGACAAAGTTGCCATTGGCATCCTTCAGGACTGGGAGGCACTTGGAGATGAGGTTCTTCGCCTTCATCTTGTAGGCGGACCACATTTCGCAGCTTACGCAGTTCCACATGGCGTCTTCGTTGCTGAGGAACCAGGGCAGGAAGTCGGAGGAACCGCCGACCGGGGCGGAACCGTGGCGGGGACCAGCCTGACCGAAAATGGCCAAGTCGGAGGAAACGGCGATGTCACAGGCCAGACCGATTTCCTGGCCACCGGCGACTCTCATACCGTTGACACGGCAGATGACCGGTTTCTTGCACATCAGGATGGAGTCGACCATGTTGTTGAAGAGTTCCATGTAGGAACCGTATTCTTCCGGTCTCATGCTGTAGTATTCGGAATACTCTTTCGTATTTCCACCGGTGCAGAAGGCGAAGGGGCCTGTGCCCGTGAAGACGACGGCGACAACGGAACGATCCGTGGAGGCATTCTCGAAACCGGCGATAACACCTTTCACCATTTCGGTCGTGTAGGAATTGTACTGGGCGGGGTTGTTCAGGCGAATCCAGGCAGTGAACAGACCGGCAACTTCATTGCCCTTGGGGTCCTTCAGAGGTCGCTTCTCGTATACGGTGCAGGGTGCTTCCGTGCCCCACCACTGAGAGGTGTGTCGATCATGATTCTTCATCTCATTTTCTCTAGGCATCCATGCTAAACTCATACTTTTCTCCTCTTTCGTTTTTTGGTGTTATTTTTGGGTGTTATTTTTGGGTGCAAATTAAAAATCAGGTTTCAGGACGACTCTCTTTGCGGGAGAACCGGCCTTGTGAATCTCGTCAAAGGTCGCTGCAATCGTGCTCATGGGCCGCACTTCCACGAAGGGATCGATATCGATCTTCTTGGACTGAACCATGCCAAGAACGATCGGATAATACTCGGGCAGACATCCCCAGGTGCCGATCAGTTCGGCATCAAAGGCCATGAGCCGGGAAAGCATGAATTCACTCTTGGACATACCGAACCCAACCACAACCATCTTTCCGACGAAGGACAGCAGATCCAGACCCAGATCCTGACCCGCCTTGGTTCCGGACACTTCGAAGATCTTCCAGAAGGCGCCGGGGAGGCCATTGGCTTTGCGGATTGCCCCGAATTCGCCGGCAACGTCCTTATTGGTTTTATCCTGGGTGCTGATGACGAAGTCACAGCCATAGTTGAGGGCTCTCTGAAGTTTCTCGGGATTTCTCGCCATGCCGATCACGGTCTTGGCGCCCAGAGCCTTTGCCATCTGTGCCATGTAAACGCCAACGCCACCGGTTGCACCGATCACAATGACATTATCGCCGGGCTGAAGATCTGCTCTCTTGGCGGCCTGGTAGGGCGTCGTAACGGCGTCTGCCACCACGGCATAATTTTCCAGGGGATAATCACCCCGGTTGCGAATTTCACAGAGGTCTATGGTAGGAACGACGATGTGACTGGAAAAGCCACCATAGATTCCCAGACTGTTTCCGGGCATGAGCTGAGCCAGGCAGCGGTTGCCTCGGCCGGTTTTACAAAGATCACACTTGCGGCAGGGCATAACAGCGGGGATAACGACTTCCTTTCCCACCCATTTCGGATCGCCTGCCACAACGGTTCCACTGATTTCGTGTCCCAGTGTCAACGGGGGTTTACAAACGGTCGGTACGCGGTCGAAGAAATATCCAAGGTCGGTATGGCACACGCCGCATCCCGCTACCTCTACGATGACTTCCCCTTCTTTAAGTTCTGGTACGGGGATTTCCGTCATGGCCAGTTTGCCCTCAATGACCTCTCCCGTTTCCTTGTTCTTCCCCCATGGCGTCACCATCTGCCACGTTTTAATCGTACTTGGTACTCCAGCCATTAAACACCTCCATTAAGAATATTTTACAATCCCTGGTGCTGCAAAGTAACGCTTGCTTATCACCCCCTCAATTATTTTTCAATTCCTATTTTGCTGATCCTTGCCCCCCTGAGGGAGGAAATCTTCATTTCGGCGGTGATCGAAAACTTGATAAAGACAGTCACTGGTCTCGGCGGTGTGATTACAGGGGAGGGTCTCATGAGAAAATCCCTTTCAAAAACACCGGGATAATTCAGTTCTTGTCAATCAGAAGCTTAACAGTACTCACAAAACGGCTGTTTTGTATCACAGCTCGATTTGACATTCAAGATGTTTTTGAGTGGAAAATCTTTTTTATTTCCAGCCCGGCGCGACGGACAGGGTGTAACGAAGGGAATTTTTTTCATGGCTATCTCCCGATTTTCATTTCAGATCCGGGAGGATGCCAAGGTAACGGAAGGCCTGCTGCGCCACGAACGCCGACTGCCTTATAACCTGCCGCAAATCAAGAGTCAATAATTTTACCGTGGAGCGAACGGCCGAGGGATTTGAGAGAGGCTTCCAGCATGACCTCCCCCAGAGTCGGATGGGCATGGATGGTTCCGGCAAGATCCGCCACCGTTGCCCCCATTCTGAGAGCCAAGGCACCCTCCGCGATCAGCTCGGTCGCATGCGGTCCGACAATGTGGACCCCCAGGACCCTGCCTGTTTCTGCATCGGACACGATCTTTGCCTCACCGGCAATTTCACCGATGACGTGCGCCTTCCCCAGGCTCCGGAAGAGCACGCTCTCGGCACGTACGGAAAACCCTTGCTGTCGGGCTTGAGATTCAGAAAGCCCGACATTGGCCACTTCAGGCAGAGTGAAGATCGCTCCGGGAACAACATCGTAGGCCATCTTCAGGTCGCCCCCCACGGCATTTTCGGCGGCGATCTGCCCTTCGGCCGATGCCACATGAGCCAGCATGATTTTCGAAGGTCCGAGGACATCGCCGATGGCGAAGACATCGGGGACATTTGTCCGCATCCGATCATCGGCGACAATCCACCCCTGGGCATCGACCTGAATCCCCAGCTTATCGAGGCCCAGGTGGGCCGTGTTCGGCTTGCGCCCGATACAGACCAGGATCTTGTCCACTTCTTCGATTTGAGGTTCCCTCTCTTTCCCGGCAAGTTCCGTCATGAACGGGGGGAACCCCAGCGTCACACGAAGTTTTGTGCTGCTGCGCTCCAGGGCCTGAGCCGTCCTCTTCAGCACAAACTTGATTTTTCGCTTCTTCATCTCCCGCTGCAGAATTTTGGAACAGTCTTCATCCACGGAAGGAAGGGGAAGCAGCCGGTCCATGGCTTCGACGACGGTTACGCGGGAACCGAGGGAAGACAAAAGAAAGGCAAACTCGCATCCGATGACGCCTCCTCCGAGGATCAGAATGGATTCGGGCACTTCAAGAAGCGAGAGGGCATGGTTGCTCGAGAGGATGCGCTCCCCGTCAAAGAGGAAGGGCGGAAAATCCGAGGGCCGAGTGCCCGGAGCCAGAATCAGCTTATTCCAGGGGACTTCCAGAATCCCGCCGTCTGCGCCGTCTGCCGACTGGACGGCTGCCATACCCGGCCCGACAATACGGCCCTTTCCCCGCAGGTAATGGATCTTGTTGTGCGCGAAGAGATCCAGAATCCCCTTTGTCTGATCTTGAATGATCCTGACTTTCCGTGCCATGAGTTGCTGCATGTCGGGACGGATGTTCCCCTCGATCTTCAGCCCGAATTCCCGGGCGCGCCGGTATCTTTCGATCATTTCCGCCGTGGTGATCATAATCTTGGAAGGGATGCACCCCCAGTTCAGGCATGTTCCTCCGACGTTATCCTCTTCGACAACG carries:
- a CDS encoding FmdE family protein → MRRLGKGQRSINEAAPDQHGEKDLDRRDFLKNAAILGTAMIAFNSSERVFAGDKSPGHPPAAGMTGNEKKLPLVRIPDVSILMKSPDSVLVGIATSDVVEIKLADVMKVHGYCGGSAFSFRAAQEAFKILYPDRLPLRQFIKVQTSIHCCQADALAYITGARTDLSALPTKGDLVLIPEEKNQMVFIDKLNGNQVILKPNFNPHDTFSPLYKRMRKEPGFAPQVQRVMHEKIQEYIYAPQEKLFQILRA
- a CDS encoding AsnC family transcriptional regulator translates to MTTEKRNIDELDARIIAMLQSDGRMSNTEIGKSLAVSEATIRGRIKRLIDDEVIQIVAESNPLNLGFEITGDLYRMNEGKLPFVERPGNPAPTVGNEWMTLVRLSGVLRLNQR
- a CDS encoding M24 family metallopeptidase, with product MIYTPKEETESRTARLKALMEKASLDGAFFHYKIDYYYLAGTMQDAILYVPLEGEPTLFVRREIRRARRESPLSQVIPIRSLKTVKDYIGNPRRVGLQLDVLPYNFVTSFHKVLGDVEVADISPLINDLRKIKSPFEISLMEKAAVIAKKVYEKIPEVLREGMMEIELGGILEAYAKTLGHEGLLRVRSQNFEAYSWHILSGKVGSVVSQMNSPMGGLGMSPAFPVGASRKKIRRGEQIMIDFGICYHGYQVDETRMFAIGSIPELFAKAYDACREIHYRVLDKALEGATCAELFSYSVDLADKLGFGDNYLGYAPHKVNFLAHGIGIELSEAPFIATKMDYPIEEGMTFAIEPKMVFPRQGCCGIENTVLMEKGRYRVLSDIDERIIIVD
- a CDS encoding enoyl-CoA hydratase/isomerase family protein, which gives rise to MGFEHITFEKKDKVATITLNEPPSNWLTILMMKEINQVLLDVKKDPTVQLLVFDAAGGKAFCDGVDVADHTPDRVDEMIEVFHGMFRIMSSMDVTTVALVNGRSLGGGCELMAFCDIVIASEKAKIGQPEIAVGVFPPVAAAWFPKIIGLKKTMELLLTGKIISAKEAEAIGLVNVVLPAENFKEGVDKFLADFLNKSRPVAMWTRRAVMAGLNVDFIEALKVSEMIYMQGCMATDDAKEGISAFMEKRKAVFKDK
- the oah gene encoding 6-oxocyclohex-1-ene-1-carbonyl-CoA hydratase; this translates as MSLAWMPRENEMKNHDRHTSQWWGTEAPCTVYEKRPLKDPKGNEVAGLFTAWIRLNNPAQYNSYTTEMVKGVIAGFENASTDRSVVAVVFTGTGPFAFCTGGNTKEYSEYYSMRPEEYGSYMELFNNMVDSILMCKKPVICRVNGMRVAGGQEIGLACDIAVSSDLAIFGQAGPRHGSAPVGGSSDFLPWFLSNEDAMWNCVSCEMWSAYKMKAKNLISKCLPVLKDANGNFVRNPQVITESYVKDGEIVYGENKTGQEAKDARAFVNDALKAGNYDFALLDAEVERIIWIFANLFPGCLMKSIDGIRQKKKSWWDQVKNDHRYWLATNMMGEAFLGFGAFNTKKITGMDTIDFIKNRQLIAEGALNNEAYMEQVMGKPKA
- the had gene encoding 6-hydroxycyclohex-1-ene-1-carbonyl-CoA dehydrogenase; this translates as MAGVPSTIKTWQMVTPWGKNKETGEVIEGKLAMTEIPVPELKEGEVIVEVAGCGVCHTDLGYFFDRVPTVCKPPLTLGHEISGTVVAGDPKWVGKEVVIPAVMPCRKCDLCKTGRGNRCLAQLMPGNSLGIYGGFSSHIVVPTIDLCEIRNRGDYPLENYAVVADAVTTPYQAAKRADLQPGDNVIVIGATGGVGVYMAQMAKALGAKTVIGMARNPEKLQRALNYGCDFVISTQDKTNKDVAGEFGAIRKANGLPGAFWKIFEVSGTKAGQDLGLDLLSFVGKMVVVGFGMSKSEFMLSRLMAFDAELIGTWGCLPEYYPIVLGMVQSKKIDIDPFVEVRPMSTIAATFDEIHKAGSPAKRVVLKPDF
- the lpdA gene encoding dihydrolipoyl dehydrogenase, which gives rise to MSKRIVIFGAGPGGYVAAIRAAQLGAEVSVVEEDNVGGTCLNWGCIPSKIMITTAEMIERYRRAREFGLKIEGNIRPDMQQLMARKVRIIQDQTKGILDLFAHNKIHYLRGKGRIVGPGMAAVQSADGADGGILEVPWNKLILAPGTRPSDFPPFLFDGERILSSNHALSLLEVPESILILGGGVIGCEFAFLLSSLGSRVTVVEAMDRLLPLPSVDEDCSKILQREMKKRKIKFVLKRTAQALERSSTKLRVTLGFPPFMTELAGKEREPQIEEVDKILVCIGRKPNTAHLGLDKLGIQVDAQGWIVADDRMRTNVPDVFAIGDVLGPSKIMLAHVASAEGQIAAENAVGGDLKMAYDVVPGAIFTLPEVANVGLSESQARQQGFSVRAESVLFRSLGKAHVIGEIAGEAKIVSDAETGRVLGVHIVGPHATELIAEGALALRMGATVADLAGTIHAHPTLGEVMLEASLKSLGRSLHGKIIDS